From Styela clava chromosome 6, kaStyClav1.hap1.2, whole genome shotgun sequence, one genomic window encodes:
- the LOC144424578 gene encoding THAP domain-containing protein 5-like isoform X1: protein MDPVADTVVNTEIDTSGSTVSKQKLQRSRGSYCVALGCNKRKAIKRPRSDSEGSDDEESLAKRKFPRFFHMFPKDISRRSLWIAKCHRKNWLPTQYSLLCSDHFKEKELDRTGQTVRVREDAFPSRSEVFS, encoded by the exons ATGGATCCTGTTGCAGATACAGTCGTAAATACGGAAATTGATACTTCAGGGAGCACCGTCAGCAAG CAAAAATTACAAAGGAGCAGGGGAAGTTATTGCGTAGCTTTGGGGTGCAATAAAAGAAAGGCCATAAAGAGACCCAGGAGTGACAGTGAGGGAAGTGATGATGAGGAAAGCCTAGCCAAAAgaaaatttcccagatttttcCATAT GTTTCCAAAAGATATATCTCGCCGGTCTTTATGGATAGCAAAATGTCACAGAAAAAATTGGCTGCCCACACAGTATTCCCTGTTATGCTCCGATCATTTCAAAGAGAAAGAATTAGATAGGACTGGGCAGACAGTACGGGTCCGGGAAGATGCATTTCCTTCCAGATCCGAAGTATTTTCATGA
- the LOC144424455 gene encoding zinc finger BED domain-containing protein 4-like, protein MRASDWEIIEDIQVVQSLGGQDYATISTKVSSIRGLIKKLEVVETDASPIKQFKRKVLLEVTGRFTETWNDISFISAVLDIRFESKVMSSLSSSDADELSLYLEKEMSEVGHCESSEQDLIECPDVDQNQPSTSSLLSELISDAYDSAGSEGSVASDKIANELNHYMRCKATDFDPLTWWHNNKTCYPILSQLALKYLSIPATSTPCERVFSTAGRTATELRSSLTGKHVEALVFLKGNSHL, encoded by the coding sequence ATGCGTGCTAGTGACTGGGAAATAATAGAGGACATTCAAGTTGTGCAAAGCCTTGGTGGACAAGATTATGCAACAATCTCAACTAAAGTTTCTTCAATTCGTGGCCTGATTAAAAAACTAGAGGTGGTAGAAACAGATGCTTCCCCAATTAAGCAATTTAAAAGAAAAGTTTTGTTGGAAGTCACTGGCAGATTTACAGAAACCTGGAATGATATTTCTTTTATTAGTGCGGTTTTAGATATTCGTTTCGAAAGCAAAGTTATGTCGAGTCTGTCCAGTTCAGATGCCGATGAGCTGAGTCTATATTTGGAGAAAGAAATGTCTGAAGTGGGTCACTGTGAAAGCTCGGAACAAGATTTAATAGAATGCCCCGATGTAGACCAGAATCAGCCATCAACGTCATCACTTCTGTCAGAACTTATTTCAGATGCATACGATTCAGCTGGTTCAGAAGGATCTGTGGCATCAGACAAAATAGCAAATGAGCTCAACCATTACATGAGATGCAAGGCTACCGACTTTGATCCACTTACATGGTGgcataataataaaacatgttATCCTATTTTGTCACAGCTTGCCCTTAAATATCTATCAATTCCAGCGACCTCAACTCCATGTGAACGAGTTTTCTCGACTGCAGGCCGTACTGCTACAGAGTTAAGGTCTAGCCTAACAGGCAAACACGTAGAAGCCTTGGTGTTTTTGAAGGGAAATTCTCATTTATGA
- the LOC144424578 gene encoding uncharacterized protein LOC144424578 isoform X2, which yields MHFLPDPKYFHEDTTSRKLPACRTSANDEVVMPNEVETCQKKSISRSFLQQQYKSSQACQKNKNRTTKNCQEKTESL from the exons ATGCATTTCCTTCCAGATCCGAAGTATTTTCATGAG GACACCACTTCACGCAAGCTCCCAGCTTGCCGCACTTCAGCTAACGATGAAGTTGTTATGCCAAATGAAGTTGAGACTTGTCAAAAAAAATCTATTTCTCGATCATTCCTACAACAGCAGTATAAGTCCTCACAAGCTTGTCAGAAAAATAAGAACAGAACAACTAAAAATTGTCAGGAAAAAACTGAAAGTCTCTAA